The Celeribacter marinus genome window below encodes:
- a CDS encoding RES family NAD+ phosphorylase, translating to MVINTADIPVNHVVWDRAVRIIRSVFPPIDLFEDIAEPEDWPLLISAEQKTNPRLMETIGNIDLIPAERRVGGLGASYLMAPFTHTSVDRPSRFSDGRLGVLYIASDFETAVHETAHHYAGFMSATNEAPGWVSQFRELLMGVDARLHDIRGDISDFDAALDPNDYTNSQNLAAALRAGDSEGITYPSVRGAGDCVGLFYPDLAHHPVQGRHLAYHWDGTRVDLIRESATGSVFRVVD from the coding sequence TTGGTAATCAATACCGCCGATATTCCAGTCAATCATGTCGTGTGGGATCGCGCTGTTCGGATCATTCGAAGCGTGTTCCCGCCAATCGATCTGTTCGAGGACATTGCTGAGCCAGAAGACTGGCCTTTGCTCATCTCGGCTGAGCAGAAAACAAATCCAAGGCTGATGGAGACCATTGGCAACATTGACCTGATTCCGGCTGAGCGACGGGTTGGAGGGCTGGGGGCCAGTTATCTGATGGCACCGTTCACACATACCAGTGTGGATCGGCCGAGCCGATTTTCAGATGGCCGTTTGGGTGTCCTCTATATCGCAAGTGACTTTGAAACTGCCGTCCATGAGACTGCGCATCACTATGCAGGTTTTATGTCAGCTACGAATGAGGCGCCAGGCTGGGTTTCGCAGTTTCGCGAACTCTTGATGGGTGTGGATGCGCGGTTGCATGACATCAGGGGCGACATCAGCGATTTCGATGCGGCACTCGATCCTAACGATTATACGAACTCCCAGAATCTCGCCGCGGCACTTAGAGCGGGTGACTCTGAAGGGATCACATATCCCAGTGTGCGTGGGGCAGGAGATTGTGTCGGACTCTTCTACCCAGATCTCGCCCATCACCCCGTACAAGGGCGGCACCTTGCTTATCACTGGGATGGGACACGGGTCGATCTCATCCGAGAGTCAGCGACGGGCAGTGTATTTCGGGTCGTGGACTAA
- a CDS encoding NUDIX domain-containing protein codes for MTSLQDGNRGIARTVFSRALHSFFLMTRGLTLGVRAIVQCDDGKFLLVRHTYTPGWHFPGGGVEKGETIEHALSKELRQETGLDLTGKPSFHGVFFNSGVSKRDHILVYLCQATGSIPSKPSSMEIAEVGYFGLDDLPDGVESGTLRRMQEIVEGATQSATW; via the coding sequence ATGACCTCCCTCCAAGATGGGAACAGAGGGATCGCCCGAACAGTATTCAGTCGCGCCCTTCACTCCTTTTTCCTCATGACCCGTGGGCTGACCCTTGGCGTGCGCGCGATCGTACAATGTGACGATGGCAAATTTTTACTGGTGCGCCACACATACACCCCCGGCTGGCACTTTCCGGGCGGTGGCGTCGAAAAAGGCGAGACAATTGAGCACGCTTTGAGCAAAGAATTACGTCAGGAGACCGGACTGGACCTCACGGGAAAGCCAAGCTTTCATGGTGTTTTCTTTAACAGCGGTGTCAGCAAAAGAGACCACATTTTGGTCTACCTATGTCAAGCGACCGGCTCTATCCCAAGCAAACCGAGTAGCATGGAGATTGCCGAGGTTGGGTATTTTGGCCTTGATGATCTGCCAGACGGAGTGGAGTCAGGGACGCTGCGCCGCATGCAAGAAATCGTCGAGGGCGCCACGCAAAGTGCAACTTGGTAA
- a CDS encoding polysaccharide biosynthesis protein has protein sequence MSNYIKYLSALSRKTKVVLMLAMDATLIALSFVFAMLLRLENLAFLSTPEIWVAMAISVATALIAFRFFGLYRAMLRYITGRILIAIGKGAIVSAIVLYGAGTLIGASLPRSVPIIFIMFVFLSVGGLRFITRTFFRNPNRSRKRPVIIYGAGDSGLQLLNSLFHGRDYAPVALVDDNPALQNLAIGGLSVDAPDQIPQLIHETGASVILLAIPSLGRARRRDIINSLKDLQVEIKTIPGMSEIISGEAKISELRTVSAEDLLGRDPVAPDVELLGKNITGRVVMVSGAGGSIGSELCRQILRQTPTTLVLFEVSEFALYTIEAELAATAAQLTSKVNIVPVLGSVQHSQRLEAVIKAFNVQTIFHAAAYKHVPLVEENVVEGIRNNVFGTLAITRAAAKLGVENFILISTDKAVRPTNIMGASKRVAELICQAHAQENSATTFSMVRFGNVLGSSGSVIPLFRTQIENGGPITITHQDITRYFMTIPEASQLVIQAGAMGKGGDVFVLDMGEPVKILELALNMVKLHGLTPYLVEHPEQLIPDMGDIPICITGLRKGEKLYEELLIGNNPAPTQHPRIMTASEASLAMSDLMSILDRLMRACERFDLPEIVKILDELPLDYAPLTKDIFDLIWDAEREKAGQTSTPHTEDARA, from the coding sequence ATGTCGAATTACATTAAATACCTTTCGGCCTTAAGCCGAAAAACAAAAGTTGTTTTGATGCTCGCGATGGATGCAACTTTGATTGCCCTGTCCTTTGTTTTCGCGATGCTGTTGAGATTGGAAAACCTAGCGTTTTTGAGCACGCCAGAGATTTGGGTGGCGATGGCGATCAGCGTTGCAACGGCATTGATCGCCTTTCGGTTTTTTGGGCTTTATCGCGCCATGCTTCGCTACATCACCGGCCGAATTCTCATTGCCATCGGAAAAGGCGCGATTGTGTCCGCGATCGTGCTCTACGGTGCCGGCACCCTCATAGGTGCAAGCCTGCCAAGGTCAGTACCGATCATTTTTATTATGTTTGTCTTCCTTTCTGTGGGCGGGCTGCGCTTTATCACTCGAACTTTTTTCCGCAATCCGAACCGATCACGAAAGCGGCCTGTTATTATCTACGGGGCTGGCGATTCTGGTTTACAGCTTTTGAACTCATTGTTTCACGGTCGCGATTATGCGCCCGTTGCACTTGTTGATGACAATCCCGCGCTCCAGAATTTGGCGATTGGTGGATTGAGCGTCGATGCCCCCGATCAAATTCCGCAGTTAATCCACGAAACGGGTGCCTCGGTCATCTTATTGGCCATTCCGAGTTTAGGCCGCGCGCGCCGCCGCGACATCATAAACTCACTTAAAGACCTGCAAGTGGAGATCAAAACGATCCCGGGCATGTCCGAAATCATCAGTGGCGAAGCAAAAATTTCAGAGTTGCGTACGGTGTCAGCCGAAGACCTGCTTGGCCGCGACCCCGTGGCGCCTGACGTCGAATTACTCGGCAAAAACATTACTGGACGCGTGGTCATGGTGTCCGGTGCGGGTGGATCGATTGGGAGTGAGCTTTGCCGCCAGATCCTGCGCCAAACCCCCACAACGCTTGTGCTCTTTGAAGTGTCCGAATTTGCCCTATACACGATTGAGGCCGAGCTCGCCGCAACCGCAGCGCAACTGACATCCAAAGTCAATATCGTACCTGTTTTAGGCTCTGTCCAACATAGTCAACGCCTTGAGGCAGTCATCAAGGCGTTCAATGTTCAAACCATTTTTCATGCGGCCGCCTACAAACACGTTCCACTCGTCGAAGAAAACGTAGTCGAGGGCATTCGAAACAACGTCTTTGGCACACTGGCGATCACCCGCGCTGCCGCAAAGCTTGGTGTAGAAAATTTCATTTTAATTTCAACCGATAAAGCCGTACGGCCTACGAATATTATGGGGGCGAGCAAACGTGTCGCTGAATTGATATGCCAAGCACATGCACAAGAGAATTCAGCCACCACATTTTCAATGGTGCGCTTTGGGAATGTGCTCGGCTCATCGGGATCAGTTATCCCGCTATTTCGCACTCAGATTGAAAACGGCGGTCCGATCACGATCACGCATCAAGATATCACACGCTATTTCATGACGATTCCCGAAGCATCACAACTGGTGATTCAAGCGGGCGCAATGGGCAAAGGCGGCGATGTTTTTGTCTTGGATATGGGGGAACCGGTCAAAATCCTTGAGCTTGCCTTGAACATGGTGAAGCTGCATGGGCTGACGCCATACCTCGTAGAGCACCCCGAACAGCTCATCCCTGATATGGGTGATATACCAATTTGCATCACGGGCTTGCGAAAGGGTGAGAAGCTGTATGAGGAGCTGCTTATCGGGAACAATCCCGCACCGACACAGCACCCACGCATCATGACAGCATCGGAGGCCTCCCTTGCGATGAGCGACCTCATGTCAATCCTGGATAGGCTAATGCGCGCTTGTGAGCGGTTCGACCTCCCTGAAATCGTCAAAATTCTAGACGAGCTTCCACTTGATTACGCGCCGCTGACGAAAGATATTTTTGACCTTATCTGGGATGCGGAACGCGAAAAAGCAGGGCAAACGTCTACACCCCACACCGAGGACGCCCGCGCATGA
- a CDS encoding class I SAM-dependent methyltransferase, with product MKQKDRELRVDFVGGAVAHRLRFGGGRGQALAKAMGLRNGKTPMIVDATAGLGRDSFLLASLGAQVTLIERSQKMHALLAKGMADAAQEGGELRDIIERMTLIQGDAKDVLPQLDAQAILIDPMHPPRKSTALVKLELRQVRDIVGTDVDAADLMRVALETARSRVVLKWPAKADPMIGIKPCSHQILGKTTRYDVWMID from the coding sequence ATGAAACAGAAAGATCGTGAATTACGCGTGGATTTCGTCGGTGGCGCGGTGGCGCACAGGCTCCGCTTTGGCGGCGGGCGCGGACAGGCATTGGCAAAAGCGATGGGTCTGCGCAACGGCAAAACCCCGATGATTGTGGACGCCACTGCGGGCCTTGGTCGGGATTCATTTTTGCTCGCATCGCTGGGCGCGCAGGTCACACTGATCGAGCGGTCGCAAAAGATGCACGCGCTCTTGGCCAAAGGCATGGCTGACGCCGCTCAAGAAGGTGGGGAATTACGCGACATCATCGAGCGCATGACACTGATACAGGGGGACGCAAAAGATGTGCTGCCCCAACTCGATGCCCAAGCAATCTTGATCGACCCGATGCACCCCCCCCGCAAATCCACCGCGTTGGTGAAATTAGAATTGCGTCAAGTCCGCGATATCGTTGGAACCGATGTCGATGCCGCCGATTTGATGCGCGTGGCACTCGAAACCGCGCGCTCCCGAGTCGTCCTGAAATGGCCTGCAAAAGCCGATCCGATGATAGGCATCAAGCCCTGTTCACATCAAATATTGGGAAAAACAACGCGTTATGACGTGTGGATGATCGATTGA
- a CDS encoding LacI family DNA-binding transcriptional regulator, with product MKSSDLPLNITADDVATAAGVSRWTVNRAFKKDASISSKSREKVMAAAEALGYVPDLRAVALASDRSNLVALLIDDFANPHKLVMLERLTRALRSRGWDTMLVNTLNRNDAAPALLNASRRRVDATILIGIQFDDEVLDAAYKARHFKKLIIFARSSENEDTISISVDDRAATIEIAEYVRDRGYRKPFYLAGPRTDSAHLSRKETFVDFWMQTFGETCDSVPVPAYDPILAADIVAEAFGGKTRAELPDIIVCENDALALGTIDAIRHRLGLKVPEDIAVIGFDDVPQGESPNYRLTTYRQPLTDMANYLVDVLESSQTTQLDKTFIGRMVVRESA from the coding sequence TTGAAATCGTCCGACCTTCCCTTGAACATCACGGCAGATGATGTTGCCACGGCCGCAGGCGTGTCGCGCTGGACGGTGAATCGTGCGTTCAAAAAGGATGCGTCGATCTCGTCCAAATCACGCGAAAAAGTCATGGCCGCCGCCGAAGCGCTTGGATATGTGCCCGATCTACGGGCCGTGGCACTGGCCTCCGATCGCTCCAACCTTGTGGCGCTTTTGATCGACGACTTTGCCAATCCGCACAAACTGGTGATGCTCGAACGTCTCACGCGCGCTTTGCGCAGTCGTGGTTGGGATACGATGTTGGTCAACACCTTGAACCGTAACGATGCGGCCCCTGCCCTGCTCAACGCCAGTCGGCGGCGCGTGGACGCAACGATTTTGATCGGCATCCAGTTTGATGACGAGGTGTTAGACGCCGCCTACAAAGCGCGGCACTTTAAGAAACTCATCATCTTTGCGCGCTCGTCCGAAAATGAGGACACGATATCGATTTCCGTTGATGACCGCGCCGCGACTATTGAAATCGCCGAATATGTGCGTGATCGCGGATATCGCAAGCCATTCTACCTCGCCGGCCCGCGCACCGACTCGGCCCACTTGTCGCGCAAAGAAACCTTTGTTGATTTCTGGATGCAGACCTTTGGTGAAACCTGCGACAGCGTGCCCGTGCCCGCCTATGATCCCATACTTGCCGCCGATATTGTCGCTGAGGCCTTTGGTGGCAAAACCCGCGCCGAATTGCCCGATATTATCGTGTGTGAAAACGATGCCCTTGCACTTGGTACCATCGACGCGATCCGCCACCGTTTGGGTTTGAAAGTACCCGAAGATATTGCCGTGATCGGCTTTGACGATGTGCCACAGGGCGAAAGCCCCAATTACCGTCTAACGACATACCGCCAACCGCTTACGGATATGGCCAACTACCTCGTCGACGTGTTGGAAAGCTCACAGACCACGCAGCTCGACAAAACATTCATCGGGCGCATGGTCGTTCGCGAAAGCGCGTAG
- the iolG gene encoding inositol 2-dehydrogenase yields the protein MLKVGLLGAGRIGQVHAVNIAGNARSTLVAVSDVFEASAQSLGATHGCEVRSTEDILNDPSIDAVLIATSTDTHSGLIEAATAAGKAVLCEKPVDLSLERAKACLDATASSGKPVMIGFNRRFDPSFATLRGALAAGEVGKAELLSLTSFDPAPPPVSYIKVSGGLFRDMMIHDFDMANFLMGDRPVTVRAVGSSIVDPEIGAAGDVDTAVVTMTYADGRIAVIKNSRRAVYGYDQRIELLGSEGLLQAQNMLENTVVKSTTAGVVSAKPTYFFLERYMPAYAAEWEAFVSAALDGTPMPVTLEDGIAALAMAEAATHSFQTGQAVDVSL from the coding sequence ATGCTTAAGGTTGGTTTGTTGGGGGCTGGACGCATCGGTCAGGTCCATGCCGTGAATATTGCGGGCAACGCGCGCTCGACGCTTGTTGCTGTGTCTGATGTGTTTGAGGCATCGGCCCAGTCACTTGGTGCCACACACGGATGTGAGGTGCGCAGTACCGAGGACATTTTGAACGATCCAAGTATTGATGCGGTTTTGATTGCCACGTCTACGGACACCCATTCAGGTCTGATTGAGGCCGCCACGGCGGCGGGCAAGGCGGTCTTGTGTGAGAAGCCTGTTGATTTGTCATTGGAGCGGGCCAAGGCCTGTCTTGATGCGACGGCGTCCTCGGGCAAGCCTGTCATGATCGGCTTTAACCGCCGGTTTGATCCAAGTTTTGCGACATTGCGCGGTGCATTGGCTGCGGGCGAAGTGGGCAAGGCCGAGCTTTTGTCGCTGACATCTTTTGATCCCGCACCGCCGCCGGTGTCCTACATCAAAGTGTCGGGCGGATTGTTTCGCGACATGATGATCCACGATTTTGACATGGCCAACTTTTTGATGGGGGATCGCCCTGTCACAGTGCGCGCCGTTGGCTCATCTATTGTCGATCCCGAGATTGGCGCGGCGGGAGATGTCGATACTGCCGTGGTGACCATGACCTACGCAGACGGGCGTATTGCCGTGATCAAAAACAGCCGCCGTGCGGTGTATGGCTATGATCAACGTATTGAGTTGCTTGGCTCCGAGGGGCTGCTTCAGGCGCAAAATATGTTGGAAAACACAGTCGTGAAATCCACCACTGCGGGCGTTGTGTCGGCTAAGCCGACCTACTTTTTCCTTGAGCGCTACATGCCGGCCTATGCCGCTGAGTGGGAGGCCTTTGTGTCAGCTGCACTCGATGGCACGCCGATGCCTGTCACGCTTGAGGATGGTATCGCCGCTTTGGCGATGGCCGAAGCCGCCACGCACAGTTTCCAGACGGGGCAGGCGGTCGACGTTAGCCTCTAA
- a CDS encoding sugar ABC transporter substrate-binding protein produces MNKLLASVATAAAVAVAAPVFAADIIVVAHGQANDPFWSVVKNGVQKAGEDTGANVEFRSPETFDMVAMSQLIDAAVNQEPDGIVVSIPDADALGPSIQRAVAAGIPVISMNSGSDVAEELGALLHVGQSEYDAGVAAGKKLASMGGTKGICVNQEVGNVALDLRCEGFADGFAQEVKVIPTQADPAEVESKVRAALDSDPDVDTVLGLGASLVGEPAVAAVEALGRTDVLIASFDLSAGFLKAVSEGKAAFAIDQQQFLQGYLPVVFLALNAEYGLMPGGNVPSGPNLVTQEAAGLVIDLSAQGIR; encoded by the coding sequence ATGAATAAACTACTCGCATCCGTTGCAACCGCTGCTGCCGTTGCTGTTGCGGCTCCTGTGTTTGCTGCGGACATCATCGTCGTTGCACACGGTCAGGCCAATGACCCGTTCTGGTCCGTTGTCAAAAACGGCGTTCAAAAAGCGGGCGAAGATACAGGCGCAAACGTTGAATTCCGTTCGCCCGAAACCTTTGACATGGTTGCTATGAGCCAGCTCATCGACGCAGCTGTGAACCAAGAGCCTGATGGCATTGTGGTCTCCATCCCTGACGCCGATGCGCTTGGCCCATCGATCCAGCGCGCTGTTGCTGCCGGTATCCCCGTGATTTCCATGAACTCAGGTTCTGATGTCGCCGAAGAGCTTGGCGCATTGTTGCACGTGGGTCAGTCCGAGTATGACGCTGGTGTTGCCGCAGGCAAAAAACTTGCCTCCATGGGCGGCACAAAAGGCATCTGTGTGAACCAGGAAGTGGGCAACGTGGCGCTTGATCTGCGGTGCGAAGGGTTTGCGGACGGGTTCGCTCAAGAGGTCAAGGTGATCCCGACCCAAGCCGATCCAGCAGAAGTTGAATCCAAAGTGCGTGCAGCGCTCGATAGCGATCCCGATGTTGATACGGTTCTGGGCCTTGGCGCCTCTTTGGTGGGGGAACCCGCCGTCGCCGCCGTCGAAGCACTCGGGCGCACAGACGTTCTCATCGCGTCCTTCGATCTCTCCGCAGGCTTCCTCAAAGCGGTGTCCGAAGGCAAAGCGGCGTTCGCAATTGACCAACAGCAGTTTCTTCAGGGCTATCTGCCTGTCGTGTTCCTTGCGCTCAATGCCGAATACGGCCTGATGCCCGGTGGGAATGTGCCATCTGGTCCGAACCTCGTGACCCAAGAGGCCGCAGGTCTGGTGATTGATCTGTCCGCACAAGGCATTCGCTAA
- a CDS encoding ABC transporter permease, with product MASDTSVASDERIKTESFATKLMKRPELGAIGGVILVTVFFLITADSAMFTLSGIMNFMTPAAQLGILGIAAAMLMIGGEFDLSIGSMIAFAGMIFGVLTVNLGLPLLLAIPLTLALSAAIGAINGTIVIRTGLPSFIVTLAGLFILRGISLVGLKLFSGGSTQLRGVRDAVEGDPLLNLFSGDAFEGLFAWLADIGMVETFKNGAPKVPGIPVEILWFIALALIATYVLLRTPIGNWVFATGGDSNAASNSGVPTKKVKISLFMVTAMAAALVAIITVIDAGSTDARRGFMKEFEAIIAAVIGGCLLTGGYGSAIGAFFGAIIFGMVTIGLTYTNFDQDWFQVFLGGMLLLAVVFNNVIRKRVTGER from the coding sequence ATGGCGAGCGACACATCAGTTGCGAGTGACGAGCGGATCAAAACCGAGTCATTTGCCACCAAACTTATGAAACGACCCGAACTTGGCGCCATTGGTGGCGTGATCCTCGTGACCGTTTTCTTTCTTATCACCGCGGATAGCGCGATGTTCACCCTGTCGGGGATTATGAACTTTATGACACCCGCGGCACAGCTTGGCATTCTGGGAATTGCGGCGGCGATGTTGATGATCGGCGGCGAGTTTGATCTGTCCATCGGCTCCATGATTGCCTTTGCGGGGATGATTTTCGGCGTGTTGACGGTCAACCTTGGCCTCCCGCTTTTGCTTGCCATTCCTCTCACTCTTGCCTTGTCCGCTGCAATTGGCGCGATCAACGGAACGATTGTTATTCGCACGGGCCTGCCGTCTTTTATCGTGACACTTGCGGGTCTGTTCATCTTGCGCGGGATTTCCCTTGTCGGTTTGAAACTCTTCTCTGGCGGCTCAACCCAGTTGCGCGGTGTGCGCGATGCGGTCGAGGGCGATCCATTGCTGAACCTGTTCTCGGGTGATGCATTCGAAGGCCTGTTTGCATGGTTGGCTGATATCGGCATGGTCGAGACGTTCAAAAACGGTGCGCCGAAAGTTCCGGGAATTCCCGTCGAGATCTTGTGGTTCATCGCGCTGGCGCTCATCGCCACCTATGTCTTGTTGCGCACACCTATCGGAAACTGGGTGTTTGCCACGGGCGGCGATTCCAATGCGGCGTCCAATTCGGGCGTGCCGACCAAGAAAGTCAAAATCTCCCTCTTTATGGTCACGGCTATGGCCGCGGCTCTGGTTGCGATCATCACGGTGATTGACGCGGGATCGACCGATGCGCGGCGTGGGTTTATGAAAGAGTTCGAGGCCATTATTGCCGCCGTTATTGGCGGGTGCTTGCTCACGGGGGGCTACGGCTCGGCGATTGGCGCATTCTTTGGTGCGATCATCTTTGGCATGGTCACCATCGGTCTGACCTACACAAATTTTGATCAGGACTGGTTCCAGGTGTTTCTCGGCGGCATGTTGTTGCTCGCTGTGGTGTTCAATAACGTGATCCGCAAACGTGTAACGGGGGAGCGCTAA
- a CDS encoding ATP-binding cassette domain-containing protein, with amino-acid sequence MTHPIIHMDGIKKHFGNVIALNGVTFDVTPGECHCLLGDNGAGKSTFIKTMSGVHKPTAGSINFEGKPLSFNSPRDAMEAGIATVFQDLAMIPLMSVTRNFFMGREPTKGRGLMRRFDIDAANEICMDEMRKMGINLRAPDQAVGTLSGGERQTVAIARAVHFGAKVLILDEPTSALGVRQTSNVLSTIDRVRSQGVGVVFISHNVRHAMAVGDRFTVLNRGQTLGTAQKGEITASELQDLMAGGQELAELEGSLGGTI; translated from the coding sequence ATGACCCATCCAATCATCCACATGGACGGCATCAAAAAGCACTTTGGCAATGTGATTGCCCTCAACGGTGTGACGTTCGATGTCACCCCTGGTGAGTGTCACTGCCTGCTTGGCGATAACGGTGCGGGCAAGTCGACCTTTATCAAAACGATGTCGGGCGTGCATAAGCCGACCGCAGGCTCGATCAATTTCGAGGGAAAGCCGCTGTCGTTCAATTCGCCACGTGATGCGATGGAGGCGGGCATTGCCACGGTATTCCAAGATCTCGCGATGATCCCGCTGATGAGTGTGACGCGCAACTTTTTCATGGGGCGCGAGCCGACAAAGGGCAGGGGGCTGATGAGGCGCTTTGACATCGATGCCGCCAACGAGATTTGCATGGACGAGATGCGCAAAATGGGGATTAACCTCCGCGCCCCTGACCAAGCGGTCGGGACGTTATCGGGTGGTGAGCGCCAAACCGTAGCGATTGCGCGCGCCGTGCATTTCGGGGCTAAAGTGTTGATCCTTGACGAGCCGACCTCGGCGCTCGGCGTGCGCCAAACGTCTAACGTATTGTCGACGATTGACCGTGTGCGCAGTCAGGGTGTCGGTGTTGTGTTTATCTCGCACAACGTGCGCCACGCCATGGCGGTGGGCGACCGCTTTACAGTGCTCAATCGGGGTCAAACCCTTGGCACCGCTCAAAAAGGTGAGATCACCGCGTCCGAACTCCAAGACCTCATGGCGGGTGGTCAAGAGCTGGCGGAACTCGAAGGATCGCTCGGCGGCACCATCTAG
- a CDS encoding Gfo/Idh/MocA family protein — protein MQDTSQRPVGVALIGTGFMGKCHAMAWNNVATVFGGARPRLEILCDIDQTAADAHAGQFGFARAMTDWQAAVRDDAVDVVSITTPNGMHRPMAEAALNAGKHVWLEKPMALTLDDARHMADLAASHPDQVTILGYNYTRSPAFQAARAMIAAGDIGTPQAFRGVYDEDYSADPDLPWSWRMTHAGGGLGALGDLGCHLVSQMTALMGPVSEVTAMTHIAVPQRASPDGPKPVENEDSAMALLRFASGAHGSFATSRVARGRKCRLQWEIHGSNGTLVFDQENMNELWVHRSGEAGFTRHLTGPEQPDFTAFCPAPGHNFGFNEQKVVEARDLLRAIGGGAHVGPNFAQGYEIERIIHAMATSNGRPVQIG, from the coding sequence ATGCAAGACACATCACAACGCCCCGTTGGCGTGGCCCTCATCGGCACGGGGTTCATGGGCAAATGCCACGCAATGGCGTGGAACAATGTTGCCACCGTATTCGGGGGCGCGCGCCCGCGATTGGAAATTCTGTGTGACATCGATCAAACTGCGGCGGATGCACATGCGGGCCAGTTCGGCTTTGCCCGTGCCATGACCGATTGGCAGGCGGCCGTGCGTGATGACGCCGTGGACGTGGTGTCGATCACCACCCCCAACGGTATGCACCGCCCCATGGCCGAGGCGGCGTTGAATGCGGGCAAGCATGTCTGGCTTGAAAAACCGATGGCGCTGACGCTTGACGATGCGCGCCACATGGCCGATCTGGCCGCGAGCCATCCCGATCAGGTTACAATTTTGGGCTATAACTATACGCGTAGCCCCGCATTCCAAGCGGCCCGTGCGATGATTGCGGCGGGCGACATTGGCACGCCACAGGCGTTTCGCGGCGTGTATGATGAGGACTATAGCGCCGATCCGGATTTGCCGTGGTCGTGGCGCATGACCCACGCGGGTGGCGGATTGGGCGCACTTGGTGATTTGGGCTGTCACCTTGTCAGCCAGATGACCGCCCTGATGGGTCCTGTGTCCGAAGTCACTGCGATGACGCATATCGCGGTCCCGCAGCGCGCATCGCCCGATGGTCCAAAGCCGGTGGAGAACGAAGACAGCGCTATGGCATTGTTGCGCTTTGCCTCTGGCGCACATGGATCCTTTGCCACATCGCGTGTGGCACGGGGGCGCAAATGCCGTTTGCAGTGGGAAATCCACGGCTCCAACGGTACGCTTGTCTTTGATCAAGAGAACATGAACGAGCTTTGGGTCCACAGGTCGGGCGAGGCGGGGTTCACCCGTCATCTGACTGGACCCGAGCAACCGGATTTCACCGCGTTTTGTCCCGCACCGGGGCATAATTTCGGCTTTAACGAGCAAAAAGTGGTCGAGGCGCGTGATCTGTTGCGCGCGATCGGCGGGGGCGCACATGTCGGCCCGAACTTTGCCCAAGGCTATGAAATAGAACGCATCATTCACGCAATGGCGACGTCGAACGGCCGCCCTGTGCAGATTGGATAG